A genomic window from Astatotilapia calliptera chromosome 12, fAstCal1.2, whole genome shotgun sequence includes:
- the ankrd39 gene encoding ankyrin repeat domain-containing protein 39 isoform X2, with translation MSDRQHCLCCSHPVSSAGVYQTLYEMDFERGIWSAAMNGDLERVKYLVQKGTDPNLRDSAGYTALHYGSRSGHLCVCKFLLENGACASPQTPGGATPLHRSSYCGHLNVAAEGGHEEVCQLLVEHCPALRSQMNKRLQLPYQLAQQGDLQELLKPPC, from the exons ATGTCTGACAGACAGCATTGTTTGTGCTGCTCTCATCCCGTCTCCTCTGCTGGTGTTTACCAGACGCTGTACGAAATGGATTTTGAACGAG GTATCTGGTCTGCTGCAATGAATGGAGACTTGGAGCGGGTAAAGTACTTAGTGCAGAAGGGGACAGACCCTAATTTGAGAGACTCAGCTGGATACACCGCTCTG caCTATGGAAGCCGCAGTGGTcatctctgtgtgtgcaagTTTCTTCTTGAGAACGGTGCCTGTGCGTCTCCGCAGACGCCAGGCGGGGCCACGCCGCTCCATCGATCATCTTACTGCGGTCATCTGAATGTG GCTGCAGAAGGGGGCCACGAAGAGGTCTGTCAGCTCCTTGTTGAGCACTGCCCAGCACTCCGCAGCCAGATGAACAAGAGGCTCCAGCTACCCTACCAGCTGGCACAGCAGGGAGACCTGCAGGAGCTCTTAAAACCCCCCTGTTGA
- the kctd9a gene encoding BTB/POZ domain-containing protein KCTD9a produces MRRVTLFVNGTCKNGKVVAVYGTLSDLLSVASNKLGIKASCLYNGKGGLIDDIALIRDDDVLYVSEGDPFIDPQNEAKITSDPLAAHTDWLTLNIGGRLFTTTRSTLVSKEPESMLAHMFREKDVWGNKQDEHGAYLIDRSPEYFEPILNYLRHGQLIINEGINIRGVLEEARFFGIEQLAEQLEVAIKNSQPPEDHSPISRKEFVRFLLATPTKSELRCQGLNFSGADLSRLDLRYINFKMANLSRCNLTHANLCCSNLERADLSGANLDGANLQGVKMLCSNAEGASLKGCNFEDPSGLKANLEGANLKGVDMEGSQMTGINLRVATLKNAKLKNCNLRGATLAGTDLENCDLSGCDLQEANLRGSNVKGAIFEEMLTPLHMSQSVR; encoded by the exons ATGAGAAGAGTCACGTTATTTGTTAACGGGACATGTAAAAATGGCAAG GTTGTAGCAGTATACGGAACCTTGTCTGACTTACTATCTGTAGCAAGCAATAAGTTAGGAATCAAAGCCTCCTGTTTGTACAATGGAAAGGGTGGTCTCATTGATGACATTGCCCTTATAAG AGATGACGACGTGCTGTATGTGTCAGAAGGAGATCCATTTATTG ACCCTCAAAATGAAGCCAAGATTACATCAGATCCGCTGGCAGCTCACACTGACTGGCTAACCCTTAACATTGGTGGCCGTCTTTTCACCACCACCAG GAGCACCTTGGTCAGCAAGGAGCCGGAGAGTATGCTCGCTCACATGTTTCGAGAGAAGG ATGTGTGGGGAAACAAACAGGACGAGCATGGGGCTTACCTCATTGACCGCAGCCCTGAGTACTTTGAGCCTATTCTCAACTACTTGAGACACGGTCAGCTCATTATCAATGAAGGCATAAATATACGAG GTGTCCTCGAGGAGGCTCGCTTCTTTGGAATTGAGCAGCTTGCTGAACAGCTTGAAGTAGCGATCAAG aacTCGCAGCCACCCGAGGACCACTCTCCTATTTCCCGCAAAGAGTTTGTCCGTTTTCTTTTGGCAACACCGACCAAGTCAGAGCTCCGCTGTCAG GGACTCAATTTCAGTGGCGCCGATCTGTCCCGACTTGACCTGCGCTACATCAATTTCAAGATGGCTAACCTCAGCCGCTGCAATCTGACACATGCCAACCTGTGCTGCTCCAATCTGGAGCGGGCTGATCTCTCTGGAGCCAACCTGGAT GGTGCTAACTTACAAGGGGTGAAGATGCTGTGTTCCAATGCTGAGGGAGCTTCTCTCAAAGGATGCAATTTTGAAGATCCATCTGGACTGAAGGCCAACCTGGAAG gCGCTAACCTGAAAGGAGTCGACATGGAAGGAAGCCAAATGACCGGTATCAACTTGCGTGTGGCCACTCTCAAAAATGCAAAGCTGAAGAACTGTAATCTGCGGGGAGCTACTTTAGCAGGGACAGATCTCGAG AACTGTGATCTATCTGGCTGCGATCTACAAGAAGCTAACCTGAGAGGGTCCAATGTCAAGGGAGCCATTTTTGAAGAGATGCTGACCCCTCTGCACATGTCACAGAGTGTTAGATAA
- the LOC113033766 gene encoding progonadoliberin-1 codes for MHRSFILRMAAKILALWLLLAGTVFPQGCCQHWSYGLSPGGKRDLDNFSDTLGNMVEEFPRVEAPCSVFGCAEESPFAKMYRVKGLLASVAERENGHRTFKK; via the exons ATGCACAGAAG CTTTATCCTCAGAATGGCTGCAAAAATCTTGGCACTGTGGCTGCTGCTCGCAGGGACGGTGTTTCCACAGGGCTGCTGTCAGCACTGGTCATACGGACTGAGCCCAGGAGGGAAGAGGGATCTGGACAACTTCTCAGACACACTGGGCAAT ATGGTTGAAGAGTTCCCACGCGTCGAAGCACCTTGCAGTGTTTTCGGTTGTGCAGAGGAATCACCTTTTGCCAAAATGTACAGAGTGAAAGGACTTCTT GCGAGTGTGGCCGAAAGGGAAAATGGACACCGGACATTCAAGAAATGA
- the ankrd39 gene encoding ankyrin repeat domain-containing protein 39 isoform X3: MDFERGIWSAAMNGDLERVKYLVQKGTDPNLRDSAGYTALHYGSRSGHLCVCKFLLENGACASPQTPGGATPLHRSSYCGHLNVVRLLLQHRADPALCDDDGMSPLHKAAEGGHEEVCQLLVEHCPALRSQMNKRLQLPYQLAQQGDLQELLKPPC, encoded by the exons ATGGATTTTGAACGAG GTATCTGGTCTGCTGCAATGAATGGAGACTTGGAGCGGGTAAAGTACTTAGTGCAGAAGGGGACAGACCCTAATTTGAGAGACTCAGCTGGATACACCGCTCTG caCTATGGAAGCCGCAGTGGTcatctctgtgtgtgcaagTTTCTTCTTGAGAACGGTGCCTGTGCGTCTCCGCAGACGCCAGGCGGGGCCACGCCGCTCCATCGATCATCTTACTGCGGTCATCTGAATGTGGTAAGACTCCTtctgcaacacagagcagatcCAGCACTCTGTGATGATGATGGCATGTCCCCTTTACACAAG GCTGCAGAAGGGGGCCACGAAGAGGTCTGTCAGCTCCTTGTTGAGCACTGCCCAGCACTCCGCAGCCAGATGAACAAGAGGCTCCAGCTACCCTACCAGCTGGCACAGCAGGGAGACCTGCAGGAGCTCTTAAAACCCCCCTGTTGA
- the ankrd39 gene encoding ankyrin repeat domain-containing protein 39 isoform X1, translating to MSDRQHCLCCSHPVSSAGVYQTLYEMDFERGIWSAAMNGDLERVKYLVQKGTDPNLRDSAGYTALHYGSRSGHLCVCKFLLENGACASPQTPGGATPLHRSSYCGHLNVVRLLLQHRADPALCDDDGMSPLHKAAEGGHEEVCQLLVEHCPALRSQMNKRLQLPYQLAQQGDLQELLKPPC from the exons ATGTCTGACAGACAGCATTGTTTGTGCTGCTCTCATCCCGTCTCCTCTGCTGGTGTTTACCAGACGCTGTACGAAATGGATTTTGAACGAG GTATCTGGTCTGCTGCAATGAATGGAGACTTGGAGCGGGTAAAGTACTTAGTGCAGAAGGGGACAGACCCTAATTTGAGAGACTCAGCTGGATACACCGCTCTG caCTATGGAAGCCGCAGTGGTcatctctgtgtgtgcaagTTTCTTCTTGAGAACGGTGCCTGTGCGTCTCCGCAGACGCCAGGCGGGGCCACGCCGCTCCATCGATCATCTTACTGCGGTCATCTGAATGTGGTAAGACTCCTtctgcaacacagagcagatcCAGCACTCTGTGATGATGATGGCATGTCCCCTTTACACAAG GCTGCAGAAGGGGGCCACGAAGAGGTCTGTCAGCTCCTTGTTGAGCACTGCCCAGCACTCCGCAGCCAGATGAACAAGAGGCTCCAGCTACCCTACCAGCTGGCACAGCAGGGAGACCTGCAGGAGCTCTTAAAACCCCCCTGTTGA